The DNA window CTGGGCGTCGATCGGACTTCATGCCATTTTCAACACCATCAGCACGACGATCTATCTTCTGGGTGTAGGTCAGACGTAGCACAGCCTTAAAGTCGTGACAGACCTCAGTCTGACAGCCTGTCCGATGATCATCTCAATTCCGACCGAACGAGGAACAACCATGAACCGCTTCAACCGAATCCTGGCCAGCTCGCTGCTGGCGCTGGTCGCCGCGCCGTCGGCGGTGCTTGCCGACGTGCGTTTGCCGGCGATCTTCTCCGACCACATGGTTCTTCAGCAGCAGAAGGCCGCCGCCGTCTGGGGTTGGGCCGATGCGGGTGAAGAAGTCACCGTCTCCGTCGACAAGGCGACCGCCACCACCAAGGCCGGCACCGACGGCAAGTGGACGGCGAAGCTCGACAAACTCCCGGCCGGCGGACCGTTCACGCTGATCGTCAAGGGCAGGAACACGCTGACGGTCAAAGACGTCCTCGTCGGCGAGGTCTGGCTCTGCTCCGGTCAGTCGAACATGGCGATGACCGTCAATCGGTCGAACGACTTCGAGAAGGAGCAGGCCGCCGCGACGAACAAGCTCATTCGCATGTACACCGTGCCGCGAAATCCGCAGCGTGCCCCGGTAGACGACGCCAAGGGCACCTGGGTCGTTTGTGCCCCCGAGTCGGTCGGGCTCTTCTCGGCCGCCGGGTACTTCTTTGGACGCGAAATCCAGCCGGCGCTGCAGGTGCCGGTCGGGCTGATCAACTCCTCCTACGGCGGAACCGATATCGCCGCCTGGACGAGCGAGGAAGTCCAACTCCCCATTCCCGCCCTGAAGGCCCAGTTCGAAGACTGGGCGAAGAAGGACGCGACCTACGACCCTGCCAAGGCACAGGCCGCGTTCGAGAAAGCCCAGACGGCTTGGAAGGCCAAAGCCGCCGAGGCCAAGGCCGCAGGCAAACCCGCGCCGCGCGCGCCCGCCAAACCCAATCAGCCGTCGAAGGACCAGAACCACCCGGCCAACCTGTACAACGGCATGATCGTGCCGGTCATGCCCTACACGATTCGCGGTGCCATCTGGTACCAGGGCGAACACAATTCCCGCAACGCCGAGTCCGGCACGCTCTACGCCACCCAGATGGCCCTGCTGATCAAGGACTGGCGCACCCGCTGGGGCGATGACTTTGCCTTCGGCATCGTGCAGCTTCCCAATTTCGCCCGCCCGGGCGAAGGCTGGATGCTCGTCCGCGAGTCGATGCTCAAAACCGTTCAGAC is part of the Humisphaera borealis genome and encodes:
- a CDS encoding sialate O-acetylesterase: MNRFNRILASSLLALVAAPSAVLADVRLPAIFSDHMVLQQQKAAAVWGWADAGEEVTVSVDKATATTKAGTDGKWTAKLDKLPAGGPFTLIVKGRNTLTVKDVLVGEVWLCSGQSNMAMTVNRSNDFEKEQAAATNKLIRMYTVPRNPQRAPVDDAKGTWVVCAPESVGLFSAAGYFFGREIQPALQVPVGLINSSYGGTDIAAWTSEEVQLPIPALKAQFEDWAKKDATYDPAKAQAAFEKAQTAWKAKAAEAKAAGKPAPRAPAKPNQPSKDQNHPANLYNGMIVPVMPYTIRGAIWYQGEHNSRNAESGTLYATQMALLIKDWRTRWGDDFAFGIVQLPNFARPGEGWMLVRESMLKTVQTVPNTGLAITVDVGDPGDIHPKDKQTVGKRLANWALATVYGKSDVAAMGPLPAGHEIKGGSIVLKFTHAHGGLVAKGGTLTGFTIAGEDRKFVPAVAKIEGDTVVVSSPDVAKPTAVRYAWQDNPVCNLFNGAGLPASPFRTDQ